A window of the Eretmochelys imbricata isolate rEreImb1 chromosome 7, rEreImb1.hap1, whole genome shotgun sequence genome harbors these coding sequences:
- the FAU gene encoding ubiquitin-like FUBI-ribosomal protein eS30 fusion protein produces MQLFIRAQNLHTLEVSGQETVAHIKAHIESLEGIAPEDQVVLLGGTPLEDESLIGQCGISEFTTLEVAARMLGGKVHGSLARAGKVRGQTPKVAKQEKKKKKTGRAKRRMQYNRRFVNIVPGFGKKKGPNANS; encoded by the exons ATGCAGCTGTTCATCCGTGCTCAGAACCTGCACACCCTTGAGGTGTCTGGACAGGAAACAGTAGCTCACATTAAG GCTCACATTGAGTCCCTGGAGGGCATCGCACCTGAGGATCAGGTGGTTCTTTTGGGTGGAACTCCCTTGGAGGATGAATCTCTCATTGGGCAATGTGGCATCAGCGAGTTTACCACCCTGGAGGTGGCTGCTCGCATGCTGGGTG GTAAGGTCCATGGCTCCCTGGCTCGTGCTGGGAAGGTGAGAGGCCAGACTCCCAAG GTTGCCAagcaagagaagaagaagaagaagactgGCCGTGCCAAGAGACGCATGCAGTACAACCGGCGTTTTGTCAATATCGTGCCAGGCTTTGGCAAGAAGAAGGGCCCCAATGCTAACTCCTAA
- the ZNHIT2 gene encoding zinc finger HIT domain-containing protein 2, with amino-acid sequence MPERWRKCPSAAKMEAAEPCGLCLRERAAYTCPRCNMRFCSVPCYQGHGACAEAFHRRQLLLRLQGQRGDPASRTRLKEALLRLRELRELGDAEPQLGRDPEDQDDGLWERLSPAEKAAFQRLLSSGEIGAFLPPWRPWWWGWGRGLVQELGGAEGAQPPAVQKPEKKTPSSAPIHQPLVPQGASPPMGTQQPQASSSMAPTQQPEEMPSPVPAVPASVPPLSSLTCSPASPLVCFQLPNVLYAYVFALTLYNGDLSEDELLPEFSDMVLDVAGALGAKQVFHSTAEALQASLQAVTASRYPECPLGNAGAMMAVAQILMGENQAMQKGYSLAALSHLARLLGKAKKMVPTEKRPRVYGAKKKCEFLLSWVNENQESLTVLALEVQREYKTHLEAVKEVDVVTKELQKMWGGKLPPAKKPLIEELD; translated from the coding sequence ATGCCCGAGCGGTGGCGGAAATGTCCGAGCGCTGCCAAGATGGAGGCGGCTGAACCCTGCGGCCTGTGCCTGCGGGAGCGGGCCGCTTACACGTGCCCCCGCTGTAACATGCGTTTCTGTTCGGTGCCCTGTTACCAAGGCCACGGGGCCTGCGCCGAGGCTTTCCACCGCCGGCAGCTGCTGCTCCGGCTCCAGGGCCAGCGGGGGGACCCGGCCTCCCGAACCCGCCTGAAAGAAGCCCTGCTCCGGCTGCGGGAGCTACGCGAGCTCGGGGATGCGGAGCCCCAGCTAGGCCGCGACCCTGAGGACCAGGACGACGGTCTGTGGGAGCGGCTCAGTCCGGCCGAAAAGGCCGCCTTTCAGCGCCTGCTGAGCAGCGGGGAGATTGGAGCCTTTCTGCCCCCGTGGAGGCCCtggtggtggggatggggccgggggctggtccaggagctggggggtgCTGAGGgtgcccaaccccctgctgtCCAGAAGCCAGAGAAGAAGACCCCAAGCTCGGCACCCATCCACCAGCCACTGGTACCCCAAGGTGCTTCCCCCCCCATGGGCACCCAGCAGCCACAGGCGAGCTCAAGTATGGCACCCACCCAGCAACCTGAAGAAATGCCAAGCCCAGTTCCTGCTGTGCCTGCATCCGTTCCACCACTGAGCTCCCTGACCTGCAGCCCAGCCTCACCCCTGGTGTGTTTCCAGCTGCCTAATGTCCTTTATGCCTACGTCTTCGCCCTCACCCTCTACAATGGGGACTTGAGTGAAGATGAGCTGCTGCCTGAGTTCTCTGACATGGTCCTGGATGTCGCTGGGGCATTGGGTGCCAAGCAGGTCTTCCACTCCACAGCAGAGGCGCTGCAGGCTTCCCTCCAGGCAGTGACAGCCAGCCGGTACCCTGAGTGCCCCCTGGGGAATGCAGGTGCTATGATGGCAGTGGCCCAGATCCTGATGGGGGAGAATCAAGCCATGCAGAAAGGCTACAGCCTGGCAGCCCTCTCCCATCTTGCCAGGCTGCTGGGCAAGGCCAAGAAAATGGTGCCAACAGAGAAACGGCCCAGGGTGTATGGCGCCAAGAAGAAGTGTGAATTTCTGCTCTCCTGGGTCAATGAGAACCAGGAATCTTTGACTGTCCTGGCCCTAGAGGTGCAAAGGGAATATAAAACCCATTTGGAGGCAGTCAAAGAAGTAGATGTAGTTACCAAAGAACTGCAGAAGATGTGGGGTGGGAAACTGCCCCCTGCAAAAAAGCCATTGATCGAGGAGTTGGACTGA
- the TM7SF2 gene encoding delta(14)-sterol reductase TM7SF2 isoform X1 yields the protein MMDRYKIPRTKELEFGGPLGAMILIFLMPATVFYLLLTCRTEQASVLNFPPPLPPLSTLWSPHTFLLLLAWVGLQAALYMLPMGKVTEGIVLRDKSRLQYRINAFHAMGVTALVVGAGLAAGLRLSYIYDHFLQLAFSALLLAFGLSFLLYFKSLFAPETTLAPGGNSGNPIYDFFMGHELNPRIGSFDLKYFCELRPGLLGWALVNMAMLVKETELRGSPSLAMLLVNAFQLLYVVDALWNEEAILTTMDIVHDGFGFMLTFGDLAWVPFIYSLQAYFLVNHPQKLSLPMAAGILLLNGVGYCIFRSANSQKNTFRRNPNDPRVTGELQPYLGQELYGGHGVKESGVGEERNANGGLGNGREGENGCYVGNALLLLPGLKTIPTATGRRLLVSGWWGFVRHPNYLGDLIMALAWSLPCGLTHVLPYFYVFYFTVLLIHREARDEHQCLRKYGLAWQEYCQRVPYRIFPYLY from the exons ATGATGGATCGGTATAAGATCCCACGCACCAAAGAGTTGGAGTTTGGAGGGCCCCTGG GAGCCATGATCCTCATCTTTCTCATGCCAGCTACTGTCTTCTATCTTCTGCTGACGTGTCGCACTGAGCAAGCCAGCGTGCTGAACTTCCCGCCCCCGCTGCCACCCCTGAGCACCCTGTGGAGTCCCCAcaccttcctgctgctcctggcttgggTGGGACTCCAGGCTGCCCTCTACATGCTGCCTATGGGGAAG GTCACAGAAGGGATCGTCCTTCGAGACAAGAGCCGGCTCCAGTATCGCATTAATG CTTTCCATGCGATGGGGGTCACGGCCCTGGTGGTGGGGGCTGGACTGGCAGCCGGGCTGCGCCTCAGCTACATCTATGACCACTTCCTGCAGTTGGCTTTCTCGGCCTTGCTGCTGGCCTTCGGCCTCAGCTTCCTCCTCTACTTCAAGTCCCTCTTTGCCCCAGAGACAACACTGGCGCCAGGTGGGAACTCAG GGAATCCTATCTATGACTTCTTCATGGGCCATGAGCTGAATCCACGCATTGGCTCCTTCGACCTGAAGTATTTCTGCGAGCTGCGGCCAGGCCTCCTGGGCTGG GCACTGGTGAACATGGccatgctggtgaaagagactgAGCTGCGGGGAAGCCCCTCGCTGGCCATGCTCCTGGTCAATGCCTTCCAGCTGCTGTATGTGGTGGATGCACTTTGGAATGAG GAGGCCATCCTCACCACCATGGACATCGTACACGATGGATTTGGCTTCATGTTGACCTTTGGGGACCTGGCCTGGGTGCCGTTCATCTACAGCCTGCAGGCCTACTTCCTGGTCAACCACCCACAGAAGCTGAGCCTGCCCATGGCTGCCGGGATCCTCTTGCTCAATG GTGTGGGCTACTGCATCTTCCGCAGCGCCAATTCCCAGAAGAACACTTTCCGCAGGAACCCCAATGACCCCAGAGTAACTGGTGAGCTGCAACCATATCTTGGACAGGAGTTATAtgggggacatggagtgaaggaaTCTGGAGTGGGAGAAGAAAGGAATGCTAATGGAGGGTTAGgtaatgggagggagggagaaaatggATGCTATGTGGGTAatgctcttctcctcctcccaggtCTCAAAACCATCCCCACAGCCACGGGCCGGCGTCTCCTGGTGTCTGGGTGGTGGGGGTTTGTGCGCCACCCCAACTACCTGGGGGATCTCATCATGGCTCTGGCCTGGTCTCTGCCCTGTG GCCTGACACACGTCCTGCCCTACTTCTACGTCTTCTACTTCACCGTGCTGCTGATTCATCGGGAGGCCCGGGACGAGCACCAGTGCCTGCGGAAGTACGGGCTCGCCTGGCAGGAGTACTGCCAGCGAGTCCCCTACAGGATCTTCCCTTACCTTTACTGA
- the TM7SF2 gene encoding delta(14)-sterol reductase TM7SF2 isoform X2, translating to MMDRYKIPRTKELEFGGPLGAMILIFLMPATVFYLLLTCRTEQASVLNFPPPLPPLSTLWSPHTFLLLLAWVGLQAALYMLPMGKVTEGIVLRDKSRLQYRINAFHAMGVTALVVGAGLAAGLRLSYIYDHFLQLAFSALLLAFGLSFLLYFKSLFAPETTLAPGGNSGNPIYDFFMGHELNPRIGSFDLKYFCELRPGLLGWALVNMAMLVKETELRGSPSLAMLLVNAFQLLYVVDALWNEEAILTTMDIVHDGFGFMLTFGDLAWVPFIYSLQAYFLVNHPQKLSLPMAAGILLLNGVGYCIFRSANSQKNTFRRNPNDPRVTGLKTIPTATGRRLLVSGWWGFVRHPNYLGDLIMALAWSLPCGLTHVLPYFYVFYFTVLLIHREARDEHQCLRKYGLAWQEYCQRVPYRIFPYLY from the exons ATGATGGATCGGTATAAGATCCCACGCACCAAAGAGTTGGAGTTTGGAGGGCCCCTGG GAGCCATGATCCTCATCTTTCTCATGCCAGCTACTGTCTTCTATCTTCTGCTGACGTGTCGCACTGAGCAAGCCAGCGTGCTGAACTTCCCGCCCCCGCTGCCACCCCTGAGCACCCTGTGGAGTCCCCAcaccttcctgctgctcctggcttgggTGGGACTCCAGGCTGCCCTCTACATGCTGCCTATGGGGAAG GTCACAGAAGGGATCGTCCTTCGAGACAAGAGCCGGCTCCAGTATCGCATTAATG CTTTCCATGCGATGGGGGTCACGGCCCTGGTGGTGGGGGCTGGACTGGCAGCCGGGCTGCGCCTCAGCTACATCTATGACCACTTCCTGCAGTTGGCTTTCTCGGCCTTGCTGCTGGCCTTCGGCCTCAGCTTCCTCCTCTACTTCAAGTCCCTCTTTGCCCCAGAGACAACACTGGCGCCAGGTGGGAACTCAG GGAATCCTATCTATGACTTCTTCATGGGCCATGAGCTGAATCCACGCATTGGCTCCTTCGACCTGAAGTATTTCTGCGAGCTGCGGCCAGGCCTCCTGGGCTGG GCACTGGTGAACATGGccatgctggtgaaagagactgAGCTGCGGGGAAGCCCCTCGCTGGCCATGCTCCTGGTCAATGCCTTCCAGCTGCTGTATGTGGTGGATGCACTTTGGAATGAG GAGGCCATCCTCACCACCATGGACATCGTACACGATGGATTTGGCTTCATGTTGACCTTTGGGGACCTGGCCTGGGTGCCGTTCATCTACAGCCTGCAGGCCTACTTCCTGGTCAACCACCCACAGAAGCTGAGCCTGCCCATGGCTGCCGGGATCCTCTTGCTCAATG GTGTGGGCTACTGCATCTTCCGCAGCGCCAATTCCCAGAAGAACACTTTCCGCAGGAACCCCAATGACCCCAGAGTAACTG gtCTCAAAACCATCCCCACAGCCACGGGCCGGCGTCTCCTGGTGTCTGGGTGGTGGGGGTTTGTGCGCCACCCCAACTACCTGGGGGATCTCATCATGGCTCTGGCCTGGTCTCTGCCCTGTG GCCTGACACACGTCCTGCCCTACTTCTACGTCTTCTACTTCACCGTGCTGCTGATTCATCGGGAGGCCCGGGACGAGCACCAGTGCCTGCGGAAGTACGGGCTCGCCTGGCAGGAGTACTGCCAGCGAGTCCCCTACAGGATCTTCCCTTACCTTTACTGA